A region of Myxococcus stipitatus DSM 14675 DNA encodes the following proteins:
- a CDS encoding GNAT family N-acetyltransferase, with protein MLLEEPDIEEVFGWWRPESGGRPPGRWSAAEGTRLFAVAERGVGIIGLAALTNIRREEQYARVSCAILGEHRQNGAGHWSMTELIRRGVRWDGLRRLETCVRAGNASSRSLLESLGFRPLDVPGFPTENAPSGSYVYLRLDLPAATPGYFPRGVSRRLCA; from the coding sequence ATGTTGCTCGAGGAGCCGGACATCGAAGAGGTCTTCGGGTGGTGGCGGCCCGAGTCAGGGGGCCGGCCTCCTGGGCGGTGGAGCGCGGCGGAGGGGACGCGGTTGTTCGCGGTGGCGGAGCGCGGGGTGGGCATCATCGGGCTCGCGGCGCTGACGAACATCCGCAGGGAGGAGCAGTACGCCCGGGTGAGCTGCGCCATTCTGGGGGAGCATCGCCAGAATGGTGCAGGGCACTGGTCCATGACGGAGCTCATCCGCCGCGGGGTGCGGTGGGATGGGCTGCGGCGCCTGGAGACGTGTGTGCGCGCGGGCAACGCGTCCTCGCGCTCGCTGCTGGAGTCGCTGGGCTTCCGTCCGCTGGATGTGCCGGGGTTTCCGACGGAGAACGCGCCGAGCGGCAGCTATGTCTATCTCCGGTTGGACCTGCCCGCCGCGACCCCGGGGTACTTTCCGCGCGGGGTGTCGCGGCGGCTGTGCGCCTGA
- a CDS encoding DUF4286 family protein, with amino-acid sequence MAAVTTALYVVVIDVEPGAEAAWNHWHEATHVPEVLREPGFRGCRKWKDTERAPDGWARYVCHFELSSEADFARYTTSDAAKHLRAESLARFGTMTRYARQVLTEVKRF; translated from the coding sequence GTGGCTGCCGTGACGACGGCGCTCTACGTCGTCGTCATCGACGTGGAGCCCGGCGCGGAGGCCGCGTGGAATCACTGGCACGAGGCCACCCACGTGCCCGAGGTGCTGCGCGAGCCGGGCTTCCGGGGCTGCCGCAAGTGGAAGGACACGGAGCGGGCGCCGGATGGCTGGGCTCGCTACGTGTGCCACTTCGAGCTGTCGAGCGAAGCGGACTTCGCCCGCTACACCACGAGCGACGCGGCGAAGCACCTCCGCGCCGAGTCGCTCGCCCGCTTCGGCACCATGACCCGCTACGCGCGTCAGGTGCTCACCGAGGTGAAGCGCTTCTGA
- a CDS encoding DUF6068 family protein, translating into MLRKPTASFLSRSTLVCAALLLGAGCESTKPRAVSPTDGVPVSQNHPAEEQPPPGTPPTEATPPTSPTPAAPQKGHASSWQNARVGDRVVYAFSASRGGGRGNAETSAAAGMLSVEVSAVEGPWVWLTLAFTSDSGQPLELPRLAHKLTVPVRTDTSRTLEAPREGTQTTEQPTAAGRTWEAKRYLRDNRPVDGPLENRLYALDAGPLYLTNGLLDASTTMSGFGGAGSYQLTLTEFRQGAGGSGKAPGMEWPLGPGTYFDREIETDGTKSVLRTCLGAERGFVLRQETTLSASDKNAPPCQDFSQASGVPLEEVLLSFVWEGLDPKQWPPAIPNAAPPTRESLAAGAKQLSVLQVDSREGAEGVKQVGTRTFLANPWDKSADGLSQEARFSTLSDFLYRVTPKGKRESMGGSKLTGWGSWLP; encoded by the coding sequence ATGCTGCGAAAGCCCACCGCATCCTTCCTGTCGCGGTCCACGCTGGTCTGCGCGGCGCTCCTGCTCGGCGCGGGTTGTGAGAGCACGAAGCCGCGCGCCGTGAGCCCCACGGATGGGGTCCCCGTGTCGCAGAACCACCCGGCCGAGGAGCAGCCGCCCCCGGGCACGCCCCCCACCGAGGCCACGCCTCCCACGAGCCCCACGCCCGCCGCGCCGCAGAAGGGCCACGCCTCCTCCTGGCAGAACGCGCGCGTGGGAGACCGCGTCGTCTACGCGTTCTCCGCCAGCCGAGGCGGTGGCCGAGGCAACGCCGAGACCTCCGCCGCCGCGGGCATGCTGTCGGTGGAGGTCTCCGCGGTGGAGGGCCCGTGGGTGTGGTTGACCTTGGCCTTCACCAGCGACTCCGGCCAGCCGCTGGAGCTGCCGCGCCTGGCGCACAAGCTGACCGTGCCCGTGCGCACGGACACCTCGCGCACGCTCGAGGCGCCGCGCGAGGGCACGCAGACCACCGAGCAGCCCACCGCCGCCGGGCGCACCTGGGAGGCCAAGCGTTACCTGCGCGACAATCGCCCCGTGGACGGCCCGCTGGAGAACCGGCTGTATGCGCTGGACGCGGGGCCGCTGTACCTCACCAATGGCCTGCTCGACGCGAGCACCACCATGTCTGGCTTCGGCGGCGCGGGCAGCTACCAGCTCACGCTGACCGAGTTCCGCCAGGGCGCGGGGGGCAGCGGCAAGGCCCCGGGCATGGAGTGGCCCCTGGGCCCCGGGACGTACTTCGACCGGGAGATAGAGACCGACGGCACGAAGTCCGTGCTGCGCACGTGCCTGGGCGCGGAGCGAGGCTTCGTGCTGCGCCAGGAGACGACCTTGTCCGCGAGTGACAAGAATGCCCCTCCGTGCCAGGACTTCTCGCAGGCGAGCGGTGTACCCCTGGAGGAAGTACTGCTGTCCTTCGTCTGGGAGGGATTGGACCCCAAGCAGTGGCCTCCGGCCATTCCCAACGCGGCGCCCCCCACGCGGGAGTCGCTGGCCGCGGGCGCCAAGCAGCTCTCCGTGCTCCAGGTGGACTCGCGTGAAGGCGCGGAGGGCGTCAAGCAGGTGGGCACCCGGACGTTCCTCGCCAACCCGTGGGACAAGTCGGCGGACGGACTCAGCCAGGAGGCGCGCTTCTCCACGCTCTCCGACTTCCTCTACCGCGTCACGCCCAAAGGCAAACGCGAGTCGATGGGCGGCTCGAAGCTGACGGGCTGGGGCTCGTGGCTGCCGTGA
- a CDS encoding amidohydrolase: MLRRLCGLVGAVIVFSGLGGCTRNTPGAGASGTSVYVARRIRTLDAARPVVEALAVRDGKVLATGTREEVLQAAGADARVVDLGEVTVVPGLTDAHGHLAGLGQAEAQVSLVGAASKQEALSRIASAPGTSYQGAWLIGQGWDQNDWPEKAFPTRQDLDAIHAGVPVMLSRIDGHAAWVNSEALRRAGITRDTKDPTGGRILRDASGEATGILLDNAMDLVGVVVPALSDAEHATHLSAALARIARVGLTGVHDAGMDLRTFRLLQKWDKEGKLPLRVYAMAAGQGAERDTFLRDGPYQGHRLTLRAVKLVLDGALGSRGAALHEDYTDEHGHRGLLMMPPDEYERRVTAFMAAGFQVCTHAIGDRANTLVLDTLLHAAEATGSKDGRHRVEHAQVMRLEDIDRLGKSGLVASVQPMHATSDMPWAEARVGPERIRGAYAWQRLKSSGAVLALGSDFPVERPDVLAGLYAARTRQDARGTPANGWHADQRLSAQEALEGFTVGAAYASFAESRRGRLQPGMDADFVALTVDPVDAPPAELPGAQVRLTVVGGDEVYRAEDT, translated from the coding sequence ATGCTGAGACGACTCTGCGGGCTCGTGGGTGCGGTGATTGTCTTTTCGGGCCTCGGCGGCTGCACCCGGAACACGCCGGGCGCGGGAGCTTCGGGAACCTCTGTCTATGTGGCGCGGCGCATCCGCACACTGGATGCGGCGCGGCCGGTGGTGGAGGCGCTCGCGGTGCGCGACGGCAAGGTGCTGGCCACGGGCACCCGCGAGGAGGTGCTCCAGGCGGCGGGCGCCGACGCGCGCGTGGTGGACCTGGGTGAGGTCACCGTGGTGCCGGGCCTGACGGACGCCCACGGGCACCTGGCCGGGCTGGGACAGGCGGAGGCGCAGGTGAGCCTGGTGGGCGCGGCCAGCAAGCAGGAGGCCCTGTCGCGCATCGCCTCGGCGCCGGGCACCTCGTATCAAGGGGCGTGGCTCATCGGCCAGGGCTGGGACCAGAACGACTGGCCGGAGAAGGCGTTCCCCACGCGCCAGGACCTGGATGCCATTCACGCCGGAGTGCCGGTGATGCTCTCGCGCATCGACGGGCACGCGGCCTGGGTCAACAGCGAGGCCCTGCGGCGCGCGGGCATCACGCGCGACACGAAGGACCCCACCGGCGGCCGCATCCTCCGCGACGCGAGCGGCGAGGCCACGGGCATCCTGCTCGACAACGCCATGGACCTGGTCGGCGTCGTGGTGCCGGCGCTCTCGGACGCCGAGCACGCCACGCACCTGAGCGCGGCGCTCGCCCGGATCGCCCGCGTGGGGCTCACAGGTGTCCACGACGCGGGCATGGACCTGCGCACCTTCCGCCTCCTCCAGAAGTGGGACAAGGAGGGGAAGCTCCCCTTGCGCGTCTATGCCATGGCGGCGGGACAGGGCGCCGAGCGCGACACCTTCCTGCGCGACGGCCCCTACCAGGGCCACCGCCTCACGCTGCGCGCGGTGAAGCTCGTCCTGGACGGCGCGCTGGGCAGCCGGGGCGCGGCGCTGCACGAGGACTACACCGACGAGCACGGCCACCGCGGCCTCTTGATGATGCCGCCGGACGAGTACGAGCGGCGCGTGACGGCCTTCATGGCCGCGGGCTTCCAGGTGTGCACGCATGCGATTGGAGACCGCGCCAACACGCTGGTGCTGGACACGCTGCTGCACGCGGCGGAGGCCACCGGCTCCAAGGACGGGCGCCACCGCGTGGAGCACGCGCAGGTGATGCGGCTGGAGGACATCGACCGGCTGGGCAAGAGCGGCCTCGTCGCCAGCGTGCAGCCCATGCACGCCACCAGCGACATGCCCTGGGCGGAGGCGCGCGTGGGCCCGGAGCGCATCCGGGGCGCGTACGCGTGGCAGCGGCTGAAGTCCTCCGGCGCGGTGCTGGCGCTGGGCAGCGACTTCCCGGTGGAGCGCCCGGACGTGCTGGCCGGACTCTACGCGGCGCGCACGCGGCAGGACGCGCGCGGCACGCCCGCGAACGGGTGGCACGCGGACCAGCGGCTCAGCGCGCAGGAGGCGCTGGAGGGCTTCACCGTGGGCGCCGCCTACGCCTCGTTCGCGGAGTCGCGGCGCGGCAGGCTCCAGCCGGGCATGGACGCGGACTTCGTCGCGCTGACGGTGGACCCGGTGGACGCGCCCCCCGCCGAGCTGCCAGGCGCCCAGGTGCGCCTGACGGTGGTGGGTGGCGACGAAGTCTATCGCGCCGAGGACACGTGA
- a CDS encoding alpha/beta fold hydrolase, with translation MDSPPLTRLSIPLDSLRMQALEAGPADGPLVLLLHGFPELSESWRDVLPLLGAEGYHAVAPDLRGYGGTDRPTRGYDLDTLAEDIEQLAHHLRPGHPVHLVGHDWGGAIAYHLAALRPEVVDTLTVVNCPHPSVMLRRIWRPAQLRRSWYMFFFQLPWLPERLLSSRGGQHVPWLIRRGMAPGARVSDERLSPYAANLSQLSAARAAVEYYRQSMRDLLDPAHARRMLREYPRIRAPFRLVWAEEDPALGLELTKDLEPWFEQEPEVSYLPGVGHFAPLEAPEQVAALIVEHLESRSLRAVH, from the coding sequence ATGGACTCGCCGCCGCTCACCCGTCTGTCCATTCCGCTGGACTCGCTGCGCATGCAGGCGCTGGAGGCGGGGCCCGCCGATGGGCCGCTCGTGCTGCTGTTGCATGGCTTCCCGGAGCTGTCGGAGAGCTGGCGGGACGTGCTGCCGCTGCTGGGCGCGGAGGGCTATCACGCGGTGGCGCCGGACCTGCGCGGCTACGGCGGCACGGACCGGCCCACGCGCGGCTATGACCTGGACACGCTGGCGGAGGACATCGAGCAGCTCGCCCACCACCTGCGGCCCGGCCACCCGGTGCACCTGGTGGGACACGACTGGGGCGGCGCCATCGCCTATCACCTGGCGGCGCTGCGGCCGGAGGTGGTGGACACGCTGACGGTGGTGAACTGCCCCCATCCGTCGGTCATGCTCCGCCGCATCTGGAGGCCCGCCCAGCTCCGGCGCTCCTGGTACATGTTCTTCTTCCAGCTCCCCTGGCTGCCCGAGCGGCTGTTGTCCTCGCGCGGCGGCCAGCACGTGCCCTGGCTCATCCGGCGGGGGATGGCGCCAGGCGCGCGGGTGAGCGACGAGCGCTTGTCTCCCTATGCGGCCAACCTGTCCCAGTTGTCCGCCGCGCGCGCCGCGGTGGAGTACTACCGCCAGTCGATGAGGGACCTGCTCGACCCCGCCCACGCGCGGCGGATGCTCCGGGAGTATCCCCGCATCCGCGCGCCGTTCCGGCTGGTGTGGGCCGAGGAGGACCCCGCGCTGGGCCTGGAGCTGACGAAGGACCTGGAGCCCTGGTTCGAGCAGGAGCCGGAGGTGTCATACCTCCCGGGCGTGGGCCACTTCGCTCCCTTGGAAGCACCCGAGCAGGTGGCGGCGCTCATCGTGGAGCACCTCGAGTCCCGCTCGCTGCGGGCCGTACACTGA
- the rnz gene encoding ribonuclease Z, giving the protein MSLLRLTFLGTSAAQPTLHRNLSGLAVKVDTDLLLFDCGEGSQRQMVRFGTGFTVDAVFFTHFHADHYLGIIGFLRTLGMMGREHAIHLYGPPPARRLLHQAVHLGLESMSFPIEIHEVKDGDVVPRNGYSVQVVGVDHRINALAYALVEDGRPGRFHLEKAKELGVPPGPSFGKLQKGEAVTLEDGRTVRPEDVLGPARAGRKLVISGDTRPCAAVVRAAKDADLLVHESTFSDDEQARALETHHSTAREAGRVAREAGVHRLVLTHLSSRHDTEPAKLLAQAREEYKGPLEVAYDGFTLELPLRD; this is encoded by the coding sequence ATGTCCCTCCTCAGGCTCACCTTCCTCGGCACCTCCGCCGCCCAGCCCACCCTGCACCGCAACCTGTCCGGACTGGCCGTCAAGGTGGACACGGACCTGCTGCTCTTCGACTGCGGCGAGGGCAGCCAGCGGCAGATGGTGCGCTTCGGCACCGGCTTCACCGTGGACGCCGTCTTCTTCACCCACTTCCACGCCGACCACTACCTGGGAATCATCGGCTTCCTGCGCACGCTGGGAATGATGGGGCGCGAGCACGCCATCCACCTGTATGGCCCGCCTCCCGCGCGGCGGCTCCTGCACCAGGCCGTGCACCTGGGGCTGGAGTCCATGTCCTTCCCCATCGAAATCCACGAGGTGAAGGACGGCGACGTCGTCCCGCGCAACGGCTACTCGGTGCAGGTGGTGGGCGTGGACCACCGCATCAACGCGCTGGCCTACGCGCTGGTGGAGGACGGACGTCCGGGGCGCTTCCACCTGGAGAAGGCGAAGGAGCTGGGCGTGCCCCCGGGCCCCAGCTTCGGCAAGCTCCAGAAGGGCGAGGCCGTCACGCTCGAGGACGGGCGGACGGTGAGGCCGGAGGACGTGCTGGGCCCGGCGCGCGCGGGCCGCAAGCTGGTCATCTCCGGCGACACGCGCCCGTGCGCGGCCGTGGTGCGCGCGGCGAAGGACGCGGACCTGCTGGTCCACGAGTCCACCTTCTCCGACGACGAGCAGGCGCGCGCGCTGGAGACGCATCACTCGACGGCGCGCGAGGCGGGGCGGGTGGCCCGCGAAGCGGGCGTGCACCGGCTGGTGCTCACCCACCTGTCCAGCCGCCACGACACGGAGCCCGCGAAGCTGCTCGCGCAGGCGCGCGAGGAGTACAAGGGGCCCCTGGAAGTGGCCTACGACGGCTTCACCCTGGAGCTGCCGCTGCGCGACTGA
- a CDS encoding DUF2293 domain-containing protein, whose protein sequence is MPESLTFAPTSDPKRVRAPDGRVLSVPEGWVLLPPGDAGLTRRVKAAGPTWTVVEKVGRKLFSRGVWAPEPHILQARAELESERATPAYAKKLAAGRERRAREQEQYEVDFANTVLRFLAFSPAWLPHAKKLAVLVSTHATPVGSGTVARTERIPVERRAEAAVIAWMRHQTTGYDDLKIARVKGARREVRRELAEISRAVLDLHRRDVPHGPSACPLCTALARVGGGAREA, encoded by the coding sequence ATGCCTGAATCCCTGACGTTCGCCCCCACCTCGGACCCCAAGCGTGTGCGTGCCCCGGACGGCCGCGTGCTCAGCGTGCCGGAGGGCTGGGTCCTGCTGCCGCCGGGTGACGCCGGCCTGACTCGCCGGGTGAAGGCGGCGGGCCCCACCTGGACGGTGGTGGAGAAGGTGGGCCGCAAGCTCTTCTCCCGGGGCGTCTGGGCCCCGGAGCCGCACATCCTCCAGGCCCGCGCGGAGCTGGAGTCGGAGCGCGCCACGCCCGCGTACGCGAAGAAGCTGGCCGCCGGCCGCGAGCGCCGCGCCCGCGAGCAGGAGCAGTACGAGGTCGACTTCGCCAACACCGTGCTGCGCTTCCTGGCGTTCTCACCCGCCTGGTTGCCCCACGCGAAGAAGCTGGCCGTGCTGGTCTCCACCCACGCCACCCCGGTGGGCAGCGGCACCGTGGCGCGCACCGAGCGCATCCCCGTGGAGCGCCGCGCCGAGGCCGCCGTCATCGCGTGGATGCGCCACCAGACGACGGGCTACGACGACCTGAAGATTGCCCGGGTGAAGGGCGCCCGGCGCGAGGTGCGCCGCGAGCTGGCGGAAATCTCCCGCGCGGTGCTGGACCTGCACCGCCGCGATGTCCCGCATGGGCCCTCCGCGTGTCCGCTGTGCACCGCCCTGGCCCGTGTGGGCGGCGGTGCGCGCGAGGCCTGA
- a CDS encoding TetR/AcrR family transcriptional regulator: MPRPADPHARDTLLTAARAEFARKGLRGARIEDITAACGLSKGAFYLHFDSKEALFGEVLAAFEEQLGEVNTRRMRSTEAFFREQGTVQPDERLQRSERYQRFCELERTFDVEALELMWSYRDVVSVLVSGSQGTPYESLLWRMTDAQVERLASDFQRLQVAGAVDPEMDPRLLASVIVGAYLLLSQRMVYHTQKPDLSAWALTLHRVFEGGTMPRLDSLPPSSKSSRPKTSPSKTSRRGQQRARAKTHHTPRKRQ, encoded by the coding sequence ATGCCAAGACCCGCGGACCCTCATGCCAGGGACACGCTGCTGACCGCGGCCCGGGCGGAGTTCGCCCGCAAGGGATTGCGCGGGGCGCGCATCGAGGACATCACCGCCGCGTGTGGTCTGTCCAAGGGCGCCTTCTACCTGCACTTCGACTCGAAGGAGGCGCTGTTCGGCGAGGTGCTGGCCGCGTTCGAGGAGCAGCTGGGCGAGGTGAACACCCGGCGGATGCGGTCCACGGAGGCGTTCTTCCGGGAGCAGGGCACCGTCCAGCCCGATGAGAGGCTTCAGCGCAGCGAGCGCTACCAGCGGTTCTGTGAGCTGGAGCGCACCTTCGACGTGGAGGCGCTGGAGCTGATGTGGTCCTACCGGGACGTCGTCTCGGTGCTCGTCAGTGGCAGCCAGGGCACGCCCTACGAGTCGCTGCTGTGGCGGATGACGGACGCGCAGGTGGAGCGGCTGGCCAGCGACTTCCAGCGCTTGCAGGTGGCGGGCGCGGTGGACCCGGAGATGGACCCGCGACTGCTCGCGTCCGTCATCGTGGGGGCCTATCTGCTGCTGTCGCAGCGCATGGTGTACCACACCCAGAAGCCAGACCTGTCCGCGTGGGCGCTCACGCTCCACCGCGTGTTCGAGGGCGGCACGATGCCTCGCCTGGACTCGCTGCCCCCTTCTTCCAAGAGTTCGCGACCCAAGACGTCTCCCTCCAAGACCTCCCGTCGCGGGCAGCAGCGCGCCCGCGCGAAGACTCACCACACCCCGAGGAAACGCCAGTGA
- a CDS encoding efflux RND transporter periplasmic adaptor subunit has protein sequence MNPYRKPSAPRLLAVAGVVTAVLSLPACGKADASSKTAAVESKVAAALPSVTLVAARAVRAAPREEVTGTLFPAQALQVGFEVGGRLAAVKVVKGAAVKKGDVLGQLDVEISDAQVAQAEAAVAAAEAAATMAADVAARNATLQKEGGVSDLQNRASAAQAAQAQAQLLAAKAQAAQARAARRRHDLKAPFAGTLIDAPEQTGATVGPGTALFTLEHLDTLVLKTTVAESLRGRLKPGAKVRVEAIGGAGVFTLDAVVRTVLPSADPATRRVPVELAVPNADGRFVAHTLARAVLPLGEDQDAQVVPGTALSSSNGDHVWVVGTGGEAKRVEVRVLERREREVVVLASPALESVIDYPTPSLSQGSRVTVK, from the coding sequence GTGAACCCCTATCGGAAACCCTCCGCCCCGCGCTTGCTGGCCGTGGCGGGTGTCGTCACGGCTGTCCTGTCGTTGCCTGCTTGTGGAAAGGCGGATGCGTCGTCGAAGACGGCCGCCGTCGAGTCGAAGGTGGCCGCGGCGCTGCCCTCCGTGACGCTGGTCGCGGCGCGCGCGGTGCGAGCCGCTCCTCGCGAGGAGGTGACGGGCACGCTGTTCCCCGCCCAGGCGCTGCAGGTGGGCTTCGAGGTGGGGGGCCGGCTGGCGGCGGTGAAGGTGGTCAAGGGGGCGGCGGTCAAGAAGGGGGACGTGCTGGGGCAGCTCGACGTGGAGATCTCCGACGCGCAGGTGGCGCAGGCGGAGGCCGCCGTGGCCGCCGCGGAGGCCGCCGCGACGATGGCCGCCGACGTGGCCGCGCGGAACGCGACGCTCCAGAAGGAGGGCGGGGTGAGCGACCTGCAGAACCGCGCCTCGGCGGCGCAGGCGGCGCAGGCGCAGGCGCAGTTGCTGGCCGCGAAGGCACAGGCGGCGCAGGCGCGGGCGGCGCGGCGGCGGCATGACCTGAAGGCGCCCTTCGCGGGCACGCTCATCGACGCGCCCGAGCAGACGGGGGCCACGGTGGGGCCGGGCACGGCGCTCTTCACGCTGGAGCACCTGGACACGCTGGTGCTGAAGACGACGGTGGCGGAGTCGCTGCGCGGCCGGCTCAAGCCCGGCGCCAAGGTGCGAGTGGAGGCCATTGGTGGCGCGGGCGTGTTCACCCTGGACGCGGTGGTGCGCACGGTGCTGCCCTCCGCGGACCCGGCGACGCGCCGGGTGCCGGTGGAGCTGGCGGTGCCCAACGCGGATGGCCGCTTCGTCGCGCACACGCTGGCGCGCGCGGTGCTGCCCTTGGGCGAGGACCAGGACGCGCAGGTGGTGCCGGGCACGGCGCTGTCGTCGTCCAACGGGGACCACGTCTGGGTGGTGGGCACCGGCGGCGAGGCGAAGCGCGTGGAGGTGCGGGTGCTGGAGCGGCGGGAGCGGGAGGTGGTGGTGCTGGCGAGCCCCGCGCTCGAGTCCGTCATCGACTACCCCACGCCGAGCCTGTCGCAGGGCTCGCGCGTCACGGTGAAGTGA